The Huiozyma naganishii CBS 8797 chromosome 3, complete genome genome contains a region encoding:
- the NOP14 gene encoding snoRNA-binding rRNA-processing protein NOP14 (similar to Saccharomyces cerevisiae NOP14 (YDL148C); ancestral locus Anc_7.327): MAKSQLKNLKATLKAHGLTGQTNVTKKKNGGKRRSAKDYDREEKANTLAKIREQFNPFEVKTAKDKLKGISANVRTTAVGKPGISKQIGEDRRRMAYEARKQVQGRTGALVDRRFGERDNQLTEEEKMLERFTRERQRQSKKRSNLYNLDADDDDDDMGAFGTTLTHLGNDVADNFDENNSDPDDSGFRPAKRPYGYDDDTLGGATTGEQPARKKTKAEVMKEVIAKSKFYKHERQKAQGELETQIDTLDDNYDDIMSELMASELKSDKKPDDSVIQKDVNEIDYDKKVKELLLEKRAVPSDRTKTEKELKEEAESRMKKLEQQRLDRMSGMLDQSDEEEQKGVEDLDAGFWDNSDEEDVDEAIANSDDDVEFDDKDATESTMKGPVTCPLTHADLLAMLKDAPLVDHPKHIRAIVKSTQPKLAEGNKERLGTFTGVLLKHILFLSDQNYTSNVQAYEATQNTLVSILKTLSEKYNRALSDECRRTINEIQKRFKVSKFNGIQNSDLAFFILVGMLFSTSDLYHLVVTPCLILMSEILEQTRFNTIERLAYGCVITNILLKYERLSKRYVPEMAYFLQKALYTLLGSSTSSPCIRVDSNSISIDKDTKFDKSQGITIKLHLISTLNKSNSNEFSATVLLNLFEVLSRSITTMWKSEPAFKELSTSFKKILQTYVSKFDTLVQAKELLNTLEKLDKFAEHIPLALQDHKPMVIPSHAPKFEENFNPDKKSYDPDRSRSEISKMKAQLKKERKFMMKELRKDTKFEARQHVEEKKKANQEYHAKMSNIYNTIATEEGAEKNKYEREKKLRSGKK; encoded by the coding sequence ATGGCGAAATCTcagttgaagaatttgaaggCGACGCTAAAGGCTCACGGGCTAACTGGACAGACCAATGtcacgaagaagaaaaacggTGGGAAGAGACGGTCTGCAAAGGACTACGACAGGGAGGAGAAGGCAAATACTCTGGCGAAAATCAGGGAGCAGTTCAACCCGTTTGAGGTCAAGACCGCGAAGGATAAGTTGAAAGGTATCAGTGCCAATGTGAGGACGACGGCCGTCGGGAAACCCGGGATATCCAAGCAGATTGGTGAAGACAGGCGGAGGATGGCGTATGAAGCGAGAAAGCAAGTACAAGGTAGGACAGGTGCGCTGGTCGATCGGAGATTCGGGGAGAGAGACAACCAGTTGAcggaagaggagaagatgcTCGAAAGATTCACACGTGAAAGGCAGCGCCagtcgaagaagagatcgaATCTGTACAATCTGGATGcagacgatgatgatgacgacatGGGGGCGTTTGGTACCACACTGACACATTTGGGTAACGACGTGGCGGACAATTTCGACGAAAATAATAGCGACCCTGATGATTCAGGATTCAGACCTGCAAAGAGGCCGTATGGTTACGATGATGACACACTGGGGGGAGCAACTACAGGTGAACAACCAGccagaaagaaaacgaagGCTGAGGTCATGAAGGAGGTGATAGCAAAATCCAAGTTCTACAAACACGAAAGACAGAAGGCCCAAGGTGAATTAGAAACTCAGATCGATACATTGGATGATAATTATGATGATATCATGTCTGAATTGATGGCCTCGGAATTGAAGTCTGATAAAAAACCTGATGACTCTGTTATACAAAAGGATGTTAATGAAATAGACTACGATAAAAAGGTCAAAGAACTCCTATTGGAGAAGAGGGCCGTGCCATCCGACAGAAccaaaacagaaaaggaATTGAAAGAGGAGGCTGAGAGTAGaatgaagaagttggagCAACAGAGACTGGACCGTATGAGCGGAATGCTTGATCAAtctgacgaagaagagcaaaaagGTGTCGAAGACCTGGATGCCGGATTTTGGGACAACTCCGATGAGGAAGATGTAGATGAAGCTATTGCGAACTCCGACGATGATGTCGAGTTTGACGACAAAGATGCTACCGAAAGTACAATGAAAGGACCCGTTACTTGCCCTCTGACTCACGCCGATTTACTTGCAATGCTTAAGGATGCACCGCTAGTAGACCATCCCAAACACATCAGAGCTATTGTGAAGAGCACTCAACCAAAATTGGCGGAGGGTAATAAGGAGCGTTTAGGGACATTCACAGGTGTTCTTTTGAAGCATATCTTATTTTTGTCTGACCAAAACTACACATCCAATGTCCAAGCATACGAGGCAACTCAGAATACTTTAGTTAGTATATTGAAAACACTCTCTGAAAAGTACAACCGCGCGCTTTCTGATGAATGCAGAAGAACAATAAACGAAATTCAAAAACGATTCAAAGTGAGCAAATTCAACGGTATTCAAAATTCCGATCTGGCGttcttcatcctcgttgGTATGCTCTTCTCAACTTCAGATTTGTACCATTTGGTTGTTACACCATGTCTGATCTTGATGTCAGAAATTTTGGAGCAAACAAGGTTCAATACGATAGAAAGATTGGCGTATGGTTGTGTGATAACGAACATTTTGCTAAAGTATGAAAGACTCTCGAAAAGATATGTCCCTGAAATGGCATACTTTTTGCAGAAAGCCTTGTATACATTGTTAGGATCGTCCACTAGCTCCCCTTGTATCAGAGTGGACTCAAACTCGATATCAATTGATAAAGATACCAAATTTGATAAATCCCAAGGCATAACCATTAAGCTGCATCTGATTTCCACGCTCAATAAGAGCAACTCAAACGAGTTCTCGGCTACAGTCCTTTTGAACCTATTTGAGGTCCTGAGTAGATCCATTACTACCATGTGGAAATCGGAACCTGCTTTCAAGGAACTATCCACCtcgttcaagaaaattCTACAAACATACGTGTCTAAATTCGACACATTAGTACAGGCAAAGGAGCTCTTGAATACATTGGAAAAGTTGGATAAGTTTGCCGAACACATACCTTTAGCATTACAAGATCATAAACCAATGGTCATTCCATCGCATGCACCAAAGTTCGAAGAGAACTTCAACCCAGATAAGAAATCTTATGATCCAGACAGATCCAGAAGCGAAATAAGTAAGATGAAGGCTCAACTGAAGAAAGAACGTAAGTTCATGATGAAGGAATTGCGTAAGGATACTAAGTTTGAGGCTAGACAACATGTcgaagagaagaagaaggcgaaCCAAGAATACCACGCCAAGATGTCCAATATTTATAATACAATTGCTACCGAAGAGGGTGCAGAGAAGAATAAATATGAGAGGGAGAAAAAACTGCGCAGCGGTAAAAAATGA
- the RPN5 gene encoding proteasome regulatory particle lid subunit RPN5 (similar to Saccharomyces cerevisiae RPN5 (YDL147W); ancestral locus Anc_7.326) produces MSRDAPIKAEKDYSEILKEEFPKIDALISQGECEQALLDLLAWEKKTRQAADLVSSKEVLGKIVDVLVGQGNWDELDEQLMLLSKKHGQLKLSIQFMIQKVMEQLDSLKDLSVKVKAIETIRTVTENKIFVEVERARVTKQLVQIRRDEGKLDEACKLLCELQVETYGSMAMYEKIQFILEQMELSILTGDFAQATVLSRKILKKTFNAEKYEALKLEYYNLLIKIGLHKRDYLEVAQYYQEIYQTQSVKSDEDKWKDALTHIAYFLVLSPYGNLQNDLIHKIQLDNNLKKLEIQESLVKLFTTQELVRWPIVQKTYEPVLNEDKIIFGCQEPEDRKYHWAELQKRVIEHNLRVVSQYYSRITLTRLNELLDLQESETETFISDLVNQGIIYAKINRPKKIVNFQKPKNSSESLNEWSNNVDELLDNIESIGHLITKEEIMHGLKS; encoded by the coding sequence ATGTCGAGAGACGCGCCAATTAAGGCGGAGAAGGATTACAGTgagattttgaaggaggagtTTCCAAAGATTGATGCTTTAATCTCTCAGGGGGAATGTGAGCAAGCTTTGCTTGATTTGCTTGCTTgggagaagaagacgaggcAGGCTGCTGACCTTGTGTCCTCGAAGGAGGTTTTGGGGAAGATCGTGGATGTGCTCGTTGGGCAAGGTAATTGGGATGAACTGGATGAGCAATTGATGCTTTTGTCCAAGAAGCACGGACAGTTGAAGTTGTCCATACAGTTTATGATCCAAAAAGTCATGGAACAGTTGgactctttgaaggatttgTCCGTGAAGGTCAAAGCCATTGAGACCATAAGAACCGTCACGGAGAACAAGATCTTTGTTGAGGTGGAGAGAGCTAGAGTGACTAAGCAATTGGTCCAGATAAGAAGGGACGAGGGGAAGCTTGATGAAGCGTGCAAACTTCTTTGTGAACTACAGGTGGAGACTTATGGTTCCATGGCGATGTATGAGAAGATCCAATTCATATTGGAGCAGATGGAATTGAGTATACTAACTGGGGATTTTGCTCAGGCTACTGTGCTCTCTAGAAAGATCCTCAAGAAGACTTTCAATGCTGAAAAATACGAagctttgaaattggaatACTACAATCTGTTGATCAAAATTGGCTTGCACAAGAGGGATTACTTGGAGGTTGCCCAATACTATCAAGAGATTTACCAAACACAGTCTGTTAAGTCAGACGAGGATAAATGGAAGGACGCCTTGACCCATATTGCATACTTCTTGGTGTTGTCCCCTTACGGTAACCTACAAAACGATCTGATCCACAAGATTCAACTAGATAACAAcctgaagaaattggagaTCCAGGAATCGCTCGTGAAATTGTTCACCACTCAAGAGCTAGTGAGATGGCCAATAGTACAAAAAACGTATGAGCCAGTGCTGAACGAGGACAAAATTATATTTGGTTGTCAGGAACCAGAGGACAGGAAGTACCACTGGGCAGAATTGCAGAAGAGAGTCATTGAACATAACTTGAGGGTCGTGTCCCAGTACTACTCCAGAATCACACTGACCAGATTGAACGAACTGCTGGATTTGCAAGAATCAGAGACCGAAACTTTCATCAGTGACTTGGTAAACCAGGGGATCATATACGCCAAGATTAATAGACCCAAGAAGATCGTGAACTTCCAGAAGCCGAAGAATTCAAGCGAGTCGCTAAACGAGTGGTCCAACAATGTAGATGAACTGCTTGATAACATAGAGTCTATTGGCCACTTGATCAcgaaagaggaaataatGCATGGTTTGAAGTCCTAG
- the LDB17 gene encoding Ldb17p (similar to Saccharomyces cerevisiae LDB17 (YDL146W); ancestral locus Anc_7.324) → MIIDPSAPNASPKRNNEEIVQFWQVMEDTLDCPDVENTADVNSRLVTYLKTSTDSYKDFINSDKDIYRMALTFVESQMFNLKRHFCLGKLLSLLNIDLLEMNMKFIISYILLFECKRNLSSLDVILDHQGFNVIYNTLYTQFAYLKIYGGGTDIHVGQADPNKLSRDIAELDLVIFDEMEQISTVLMDILFQIFKYCKCCLKNVELLDDFFIHYLIVSIRSDTLDDLFNNAKFKLVLAINEQYMILEKSVPNKIGKYLVHNSIASNFIELLLLKFNRIKDASLQIMMCKILYHILTTNNKDTVEHVFYLNDLNVFVDVLIRELQDISEQEEVLRNIFLRVLAPLLKNSQLADTHYRAADLNNLLNYLSVSDNICSSGNVLSEHDTTVKLARKCLTDVPWLNTYTPNEADLGSRNNSGKSSRASSITAMAMSFPESNVLSSPSSSLSLNASINNQPHRGSVVSNQQSLYSGADISAESLGTRKTKPLPPPPVPPSRKFHNSNSRKNATSHLTGVYSTRTL, encoded by the coding sequence ATGATAATAGACCCGTCTGCACCCAATGCTTCACCAAAACGCAATAATGAGGAAATCGTCCAATTTTGGCAGGTGATGGAGGATACCTTGGATTGTCCGGATGTCGAAAACACCGCAGACGTAAATTCGAGACTGGTTACATATCTGAAAACCTCCACAGACTCTTACAAGGATTTTATAAACTCAGACAAGGATATTTATAGGATGGCGCTCACATTTGTCGAATCCCAGATGTTCAATTTAAAGAGGCATTTTTGTTTGGGGAAACTGCTTTCCCTGCTGAATATCGATCTTTTGGAGATGAACATGAAATTCATTATCAGTTACATTTTGCTATTTGAATGCAAGAGGAATTTGTCATCCCTAGACGTTATTCTCGACCACCAAGGGTTCAACGTCATATACAACACCCTTTACACGCAATTTGCatacttgaagatataTGGGGGTGGTACTGATATCCATGTAGGACAGGCGGACCCCAATAAGCTGTCGCGGGATATAGCCGAGCTGGATTTGGTAATATTCGACGAGATGGAGCAAATATCGACGGTGCTGATGGATATCCTGtttcaaatattcaaatactGCAAATGCTGCTTAAAGAACGTCGAACTACTGGACGATTTTTTTATTCACTACCTGATAGTATCCATCAGATCGGATACGCTTGAtgacttgttcaacaacgcAAAATTCAAGCTGGTACTGGCGATAAATGAGCAGTACAtgattttggagaaatcCGTTCCAAACAAGATCGGGAAGTATCTGGTTCACAACTCGATAGCAAGCAATTTCATAGAActtctgctgctgaaaTTTAACCGAATCAAGGACGCCTCGTTGCAGATTATGATGTGCAAAATCTTGTACCATATTTTGACCACAAATAACAAAGACACTGTGGAGCATGTATTTTACCTCAACGACCTGAACGTGTTTGTAGATGTGCTTATCAGAGAATTGCAAGACATATCGGAGCAAGAGGAGGTGCTTAgaaatatatttttgagAGTACTTGCTCCATTGTTAAAGAACTCTCAACTTGCAGACACCCACTATCGAGCTGCTGATCTGAACAATTTATTAAACTATCTGTCCGTCTCGGATAATATTTGTTCTAGTGGTAATGTGTTGTCGGAGCACGATACAACTGTTAAATTGGCCCGCAAATGTCTAACGGATGTCCCTTGGTTAAACACTTATACTCCCAATGAAGCAGATTTGGGTTCTCGTAACAACAGTGGGAAGTCCAGCAGAGCATCTAGCATTACGGCAATGGCAATGTCATTTCCTGAATCGAATGTATTATCATCACCTTCATCCTCACTGTCATTGAATGCATCAATTAATAACCAGCCCCATAGGGGTTCCGTCGTTTCTAATCAGCAGTCCCTATACAGTGGGGCTGATATATCTGCCGAGTCGCTGGGAACCCGAAAGA